The following is a genomic window from Tripterygium wilfordii isolate XIE 37 chromosome 19, ASM1340144v1, whole genome shotgun sequence.
GGAGAAAAGGTATTTGGTCCATGATAACGGTGAGGGCATTGAGCTTGAGAGTGTTGATTGGTATTGCACGTGGGACACCAAGGAGGACCAAGGATGCCCGGGGTAGAATTGGGCCGAGTTTCTCTCCAATTTCCAGACTGCTGATTTGGATATTGGTTCCAAGATGGTGGTGTATGAGACAATTGCTGTTGGTGGTTGTAGCCACCCCCATAACCATTACGTCGACCCCAGCGACCAGAACTGTTTCCACGCCAGCCTCCACGTCATTGATTGGGGCCTCTATTATGATCAGGGCTTGATTACTGATTTGCTCGATGAGTGACCAATAAGGCTTGGTCAGAGGATGGAGTCATAGAAGGGCACTGGTTGGTGGACTCAAAGGTAAGAATACGTGACCTGAGTTCCAAAAAATCTGGGAGTGGTGGCGTGTTGAGGATAGTTGTACGTAACATCATGTAGTCAGCACCAAGACCACGAAGGACAGCCAAGACAAGATCTTTGTTGCTTATAGGAGCACTAATGGAAGCAAGAGAGTTAGAGAGGGACTTTGCCAGGTGAAGGAATTCATCAATAGTTTGGGAGCCTTTGGTGAGGTCGATGATCTGCATTCGGATATGGGCTTCATTGGCAATGGAGCGCTGAGCGAAGTGAGTGGTAAGGTAGTCTCAAACATCTTTAGACATGTCACAACCAACGgtaagagaaagaatttctttGGTGAAGGTAGTAGTGAGGTAGGAGACAGTGAGTTGGTCATGTTGGACCCAGATGTCATATGCAGGGTTACGAATAATTGATTAGGGTTGGGTAGAGTCAGCGGGTATAGTAAGGGTGGCGTCAGGTCTTGAGGCTGTACCAACGATAAATTTCCAGAGACCATGGCCAATGAGGAAGGGTTTCATCTGACGAAGCCAAAGAAGGTAGTTGGTTTGATCAAGCTTTTCAAAGTGGGCTATGTTTGTTCCAGGTAGATGAGGAAGAGAGTGGGAGGTGGAGGAAACGACGACTGAGGTAGAAGATGAAGAGGCCATGGCTGGGGTGGAAGGATCGATGACTTCGGTGGAAGATTTGGGCTCCTCCGATACCATATTAACGTAGATATTTAGAGAATAATATTGCATACTTCTCATTGATGTGTAACTGAATATATATAGTAGTACATTGGTTCTATTCTAGGTAACTACAGATAATACAAAATCAATCTATAATTACATAATGCTATGTATGGATACAAGATAATATAGAGCCCTCGAATCTTGCTAACTGACTGGTGATGGGCTTGTATCAAGGGATGTGATTTGGGAGTGATCTTTAACAGgttgttttaagttttcttttctttttttgtgattAGCTGTAGTTGTTGTATTCCACTTTCGGTGGATTTCATGAGACCATGTGGTCTCGGCAACATTGTTTTCAAACAAGACTGTTGGGACACTCTTAACTGATTACAGTCCACACTTTTCTTGAATATGAGAAATCATTGATCTTAGCCACACACATTCTCGACTAGCTTCATGAATTGTCAGTATCTCAGAAGGATTAGAAGAAGTTGCTATTATTGTATGCTTCACTGATTTCCAAGAAATAACAATATTTTCATAAAGACATGTGTAACTAGTTTCAGACTTAGCACTATGAGGATCGGATAGATAACCAACATATGCATATCCAACTAACTGAGACTTGGGATCAAATGAGTAAAATAGACCCCAAATTGGTTGTATCTCTCAGATAATGAAGAACATGTTTAACTCCATTCCAGTGTCGTTGAGTAAGAGCAGAACTATATCTTGCAAGTAAATTGACAGCAAATGCAATATATGGCGTGGCATAATTGTCTAGATACATCAACGATCTAGTTGCACTCAAATATGGCACTGTTGGACCCAATAGTGTCTCCTCCTCATCTTGAGGTTGAAATTAATCTTTCTTAACATCAAGTGAACGAACAATCATTGGAGTGCTCAAAAAGTGAACTTTATCCATATGGAATTGTTTTAACACTTTTTCAGTATAAGTGGTCCGATGAAGAAAAATACCATTGTTCAGTGTTTGATCTGAAGGCCAAGACAATATTTTGTCTTTCTCAGATCTTTCATCTAAAATTCTGCTTTTAAATAATCACTAGTTTTAGTGAGCTATTCAAGAGTCTCAACTAAatttaaatcatcaacatagacaATGATTATAACAAATCCATATTATgactttttaataaaaatgcaTTGACAAATTGAATTATTTTGTGATCCTTCTTTAACAAGGTATTCACTTAATTGGTTGAACCATATGCGACTGGATTGTTTTAACCCATCTAGTGAACATTGGAGTTTGATTGAGTATAatcctttaggctttgcttCAGGCAAACAAAATCCTTCAGGGATTCTCATATAAATTTCGTGGTCCAACAATCCATATAAATAAGCTTTTACTACGTCCATTAGATGCATATTCCGTCTTTCAGCGATTGTTAAGCCAATGAGGAATCTAAACGTGATTCCATTCGTGACAGGAGAATATGTTTCATTATAATCAATTTTAGATCTCTATGATAAACCTTGAGCTACAAGTCTCGCTTTATAATAAGTTATTTCATCATTCTCGTTTCTCTTTCGCACAAATACCCATTTTTATACTACAGATTGGACATTTGCAGGTGTCTAGACTATAGGTCCAAAAACTTCTCTTTTCATAGAAAATTTAATTCTGCTGTCATAGCCTCTTTCCACTTTGACCAATCATATCTATATTGACATTCATCAATAGATTTAGGCAAAGGATCCTC
Proteins encoded in this region:
- the LOC119985503 gene encoding uncharacterized protein LOC119985503: MQIIDLTKGSQTIDEFLHLAKSLSNSLASISAPISNKDLVLAVLRGLGADYMMLRTTILNTPPLPDFLELRSRILTFESTNQCPSMTPSSDQALLVTHRANHSGRWGRRNGYGGGYNHQQQLSHTPPSWNQYPNQQSGNWRETRPNSTPGILGPPWCPTCNTNQHSQAQCPHRYHGPNTFSPFAGYMQSDLTWYTNTGATNHMTS